The genomic window GTCTCCTATGCCTCCATGATCACTCGCTACCTGAAATATAACAATCTCCAGCAAATTGAGGCACTCTTCTGGAAAGCACCCATGAGGAATGTCATGTTGGAATTAGCAATTATTGATGGGTATGAAAATGACAGATTACCATATTAGACTTTGGATTAGCCAACCTATGGTGAAAGTGGAGAGGCAAACTTTAGAACCCTAGGTCAAGGGAAAGAGGTTTTATTTGGAATTGTAATAGATCATACTTCAAGAGAAGAACATTTCTTGGTTTTTGCTGATTCTTATCAGAATTGAAATAACTGAGGGTAACTTAAATGGCCAAGCCTTAAGTGGTGCTTGGGCTTGAGCCTTAAATCGAGCTAGAGATCAAGCCTAAATTCAGGCTCGGACATGGGCCAGGCCAATGATATATTCGAGCCTGGTCCGAAAAAAAAATAAGCTCTATATCCAAGCCTAAACCCAACCTGATATATTATTTTGGCCTATCCGTAGCCTGACCTAAAGTTGGGCTGGCTCAATGGACTTCAGGTTGGCTCAAGCCTAGTTTCACCTCTATGATTAGGAGAGAAACTCTGATGGCTAGGCATGCTATGAGGTACTTGCTGGATCAAGATAGCTTATGGAGCTCTATTGTGAAGGCTAAGTATGGCCCATGGACATCATTTATAGATATTTGAGCTGGTGGAAATAGCTCCTTCAGCTGGAAACATATTTATACCCATTCTCTATTGTTTTGGTGATCAGCTAGCTGAAAGGATTCTATCTATGCCAGTTCCTAGCTATGACACTCTTGATAGGAGGGCGTGGTATTTTACCTATAGCTTGAAGGTGAAGGCCAAGGATCTTTATGACAGAGATGAGCTAGATCAAAGGTTGGATAGTGCATAGATTCAGAGGTTGGGTGTCCACACTAGATTTACTCTATTCCTCTAGAAGGTGGCTTGGGGTTGCTCCCATCCAGAGGTTTCTTGAGTACATGGGGGTGGAGCCTTCCTCTGAGTTGCGATGTTTGCTCAGCCATAGAGGAATCAGATGGCACATGTTGTATTTTAGCATCCAAGGGCATTGTAGATGTAGGGGCTCATTGACAGCTCCTTGGATTTCCTCCAATCTATGACACTGATTAAGACTTCCTTGCTTATCTAAGGGGTTGCATGAGTAGAGCATCTATTATACCTTAGGGGATTAAGATTGTATAGTTTTCTTACCACATTTGACTTGCTAGGAATGTTTAGGTATTTGAGAATACTAGCCACCCACCAAGATTCGCATTGCAGAGGGCTTTTATTCAGGCAACAGAAGTTATTTCATTCGATTCCATTGGAGAGTCTGTGATAGCTTGGGACATTTGGGACTCCTCATCAACTGTTGTAGCAACTTAGATAATCTTCATCACTTGAGAGGTCCCACCCTCGAGCTTGCTCAAGGTGAACTTCAATGGTAATATGACTGATGGTGGTGGTAAAGGATACGTTGGATTTGTGGCTAGAGGCCCTGATTCTAGATTCATTATTGTTGGAGAAATTTAGATACATGATACCATCAACCTCAGGGTAAGTTGAGGGCAGGTTGGGTGGGTGTTAACTATGCTAGATTGCCTATGGTTTAATTCCATCCACTTGGAGGGGGACTCAACGATTGTGATTGGTTGAATTTAGAGGCAGTCTCGAGTGGATAGACACACCTTGATTTAGGACATTTGGCATTTTGTGAGGCATTGCACCACATTCCATGCCAATCATATTTACTATGAGGCAAACAAAACCATGGACTCGATTATCTCTTTTGTGGTAGAGCATTCTGGTGAGGTGTTGTTCGTTGATTATATAGTTATGCCACCCTTCTTTAGtggtattttatttttgatttcattGGATGTGTTCATATTAGACTTATGTAACTTTTCCGGCCTatcaaaaaagcaaaaaaagaatTTTCAAGGTGGAATGGAATAGAATGTGAAGCCCCATGCTTGATTGCTGTTCATTGCATAGGTATAGTCATCTGCTTCCCTAGTGTCATTGGTGACATTAGTGCCACAAGAGGTGATCTTCATTTAGACCCATGTTTGCTCCACTAAATATATTAAgaatgaaaatattatcagaGAAGCTGACTAGAATCATGAGAAGAGGCAAAACTAGATTCTTAGGTAACAAGATAAAACATGGAAGAACTTTTATTTTTGAATGATAGCATCCACCTTAGCAATTGCAAACCTTCAGTCATTTACATATAGGTTTGAGTTTAGCATTGAGTATCATGACTTGGATTTCATAGCCCTTTGTTTGAAACATGCTGGAATAAAGCAGCACCATTGCCACATTTTTCCTTAGTAATATTAACTATTATTTTTTGGCAAAACATGGACTGGTGTGAGCATTATCTTATAAGGGCATGTTTGGTTCGTGAATAAAACAAAATCAGAATCCATTGGAACAGGAACTAGAATTGCCATATCCTCCCAATGCTTTGGTTTATAactgaaatcaaaattaaaattagaatggtATTTGAATACTAGGGAATAGTAGGAATTGTATTTTGGAGGATTGAGGTAATCTCATTGTCTCTTGGAATGGGAATGGAATGGAACTCTCCCCAACCAAATGACAGAAATGGGAGTCACTCATTCTTAATTCCATTCTAGAATCCAAACAAGCCCTAAATATAATGTCATAGACATGTTTGACCAAAGCTAAAGAAGCTGAATGACTTGCTCTGAATCACTTGATGTTCATGGCAGTTTGTGTTCATCTTTAAATGAGCATAAAGGATGAATAAGACCACTTCATTCGATGCAATACTAGGTCTCCAAGTGAagtgagaagagagaaaatcataaaataagatatttacaTTCAAATTCTATTAGCTATGTAAATTCAAGAAAATCAACAACCTTCAAAAAGAATAGGCTCCTTACTGGTGGGCAGAAAGTAACAAGTGACACTCACTACAAAAAAAAAGGCCATTTTCGATGAATTTTTTgagggaaaaaggaaaaaattcgTCAAAAATTTGTATTTCCGATGAATTTTTTAAGGAAATAAGGTCATCAAAAAAaccctttcaaaattttttttttgaggaatttTTTCGAGGGattttttgatagaattttttcTTCAGAAACTTCTGATGAATTTTTCGAGAAAAAATTTTCAAGGGATTTTTCGAGGGAATCTtttcgagagatttttcaagaaaaatttttcaagaGATTTTTCGAGAGATTTTCCAAGAGAATCTTTTTGAGGGATTTTTCGATGGAATATTTCTGaggaattttttgaaaaaatattttcgatggattttttaaagaaaatttttcGAGGGATTTTTCGAGGAAATCTTTTTGAGAAATTTTCTGAGGAAATGTTTTCGAGGAATTTTCTGAGGGAATCTTTCCAATggattttttgaagaaaatttttcaaagaaTTTTTCAAGAGAATATTTTCGAGGGATTTTCCAAGGAAATCTTTCTATATTTCTAAGGGATTGCTCGAATTTTCAAgtgatttttctatattttcaagAAAATTATCCCTCGCTAAACAATTTTTCGAGGGAAAAATCCCTCACAAAATGACTTTCTGAGAAAAAATAATCTCttgcaaaatatatttttgaaaaagtatttcatTGCAATATTTAAATCTAACCATTAAAAAGAACCTAAAATATCCTATTTTTTTATACACCTGATCATATACAAATAATCCATATGGCaacaaattcatatatattcacaaatataatatattaatcctAATAGAAAAACATAATCATCATAAACATTATCCTTCTCATATATCCAAGTTCATAAATAAAAGAAGTTCCACAAGTATCATCATCCTTATCATATCCAAATCCATAACTAAAAAAAGGTATCCACAagtatcatcattctcatcatatTCAAgtccataataaaaaaaaaaagtatgacaAGCATCATCATCTCAatcataacaaaaaaaaaaaatcatattgacCATCCTCCTCCTCCTAATCACCATACATGCATCATGGATGGCTGAAGTGATGATTCTGCACTATCCTTCTGAGTCGAGATCTGACTTGATTGCATCTCTTACCACTTCTAGATAAAATTAGTTTGTGAAAGATATTAGATACAATGAGTAAATATACAGATAGTATACATATATGAATTAAAGTAGAATTTTTTGAATACTTACATATGTTGTCTCTATCCTCTTTTTCACCCACTGATTGTCATCCTTTTTCTTTTGATGGGTGTGTCTGAAGAGTTCATCCAATGTAGGTATTCAGTTCAACTTCTGCATTTGAATTTCACAACACAAACAACATTAacaactttaaaaataaaattatattattaataaaatgaaGTGGATCAAGAATATATAtgtattaataataaataaattaacattcctatcTAGGACTATCTCCAATATTCTTTTCAGACTTTTCCAACTCACAACATAGTACATATAATTAAGTAGGTTTAACTTCTATATCTAATCGTAGTACTTTGTATTTTTGAAACCATGGTGGACGACATTGAGTTACATCTAGTTCACTAGGACTGCAACAAGGTAGAATTTATTGTGTTTTACCTCATATATTTTATGTTGCTTTACAATTTGGACACAGTTTAATGATATTACGATTCTTCCAGTTCTTCCCCCCTCCCATCTTTGGGTATTTCGGGCAGTGAAAGATCACCATCCAACAACTGCATCACCTGGCGCATGGTTGGTCTAGCTGCAGGTGCCGGATGTGAACAAAGCAATCCAATCTTTAAGATCAGTTCCACGTCCTTGGGATTATAATCACCTTCCAATCTTGCATCTGCAACCTCTAGAATTACTCCACTCCTCCAACTCCTCCACACCCCGTCCACCAAATGAAGATCCGGTGATTCTTGTTGCATTATTGGCCTCCTTCCACAGACAACCTCAAGTATGAAAACCCCGAAGGCGAAGACATCAGTTCTCGTGGTTGCCCTGCCTGTTTTAGTGAGCTCTGGAGCTATGTAACCAAAAGTTCCCACCACATGAGTGATTTGGGCATCGCTGCCATGATCATACAATCTTGATAGTCCAAAGTCTCCCAACTTTCCATTCATTTCACCGTCCAGTAAGACATTGCTTGCTTTGATATCTCTGTGTACAACAATCTGCTCCAACTCTTCATGCAAGTAGAGCAAACCTGAAGCCACACCTCTGATAATGTTTTGTCTCTGACTCCAGCAAAGTGTTGTTGGCTTGCTTGTATCATAGAGGAACTTGTCAAGACTACCATTGGACATGAACTCATAGACCACAAGGAGCTCCCCTCTCCTACGGCTATAGCCCAGAAGTTGGACCAAATTGCGGTGACGGAGTTGACTGTTACTTGCAATCTCCCCAACAACCTCCCTCATTCCTTGCTTAGAACCATGAGATATCGTCTTCACTGCAATTTCAGTTTTTGAGGTGGGTAGCTCGCCTTTGTAAACTCTTCCAAAACCGCCAACTCCCAAAAGATTTTGCTCTCGAAAGCCTTTGGTAGCCTTGAATAGTTCTTTATATGAGAATCTATGAGTTCTATGTTCTAGCTCCCACTCTTCAAGAACTTCAGCatatcttgcctttcttcttattaTGTAAGCAATACTGAAGGCAGTTATAGTTATGAACACCACTACTCCTAAGGACAGCCAAATTATCAAAGATGCTAGTTTTCTACCATGCTTTTTAGAAGGAAGCGAAGGAAGGCTGGACAGATTGAGGGCACCCGCCTGCCCATTCATCTTAAAGCTCCAACCCAGAACATAATTGGATGGTACACTGGAGCCCGTAGAAGCAGAGAAGCCAATATACATGGTGTCTAATATTACGGAGGAGAGATTCATGAAAGAAGACAACAATGGATGGCTTGGTTTGGGCACACTCATGGGGGATATTGTTACATTTAGCTTCTTCTCTAGATTGCTGTAATCTACCCATACCTGCATAGGTTCCCCACTTATAAGGCTGAGGTTCTTAAACTCGCCAATGTTTTCAATGAAATATGATGCTGTCGCAGCATTTATCGACCTTAATCCGTTGACATCAATTCCGACATGGTTGTTGTTGATATCTCCAAAGTCGATGTTGAGGATGGTGTCTAGCTCAATAGCAAGGACATGATTTGCTGAATTGCCATTGTTGGTAGAGTTGAAGAGACCAAGGAATTGTTTGGGCAGAGCCCCAGGGAGCTCCATGTTTGGAGAGAGCACGAATGCAAGTCCATCGCCAGCCACATCTGGATACTCGGGGAGTATTGCAAAAACGAAGCAAGTAGAGAAAGAGTAAACGTTACCGTCCGAGGAGTTCTTCAAATGCAGTGGCACTTTGTGGAATGCATGTCCTCGCTGGCTCCTTGTAGTGTTGGTTAATCTCAGAAGGCCATTGGGTGTGATCTCTGCTATGCCATCAAGGTATAACTCACTCCTTTTGAATCCGTTGTATGTGAATTCATCATATTTGTTTGCTGTGATTCCCGTAAGCATGCATATCACCAGAAGTAAGGATAGTTTTGGATCCATTTGGAGAAGAATTGGGGATTTTCTTTTTGAGCAATTTAATGGTTATTTCCCTCACATTATGATGTGTAACCGTGAATGTATTCAACCTTGGCGTCCGGCAAACAAAAGAACGAGTAATTAATTATGGAAGCTAGACACTTCATTGAAGAGTCGAAGTCAATAGCACGTGTCATACTTCATTATCTGTGTTTTCAAGACTTGAAAAACAGaagttataataataataataaaaaagtgGTTGATCTACCCACATCCCAGTTCCTGTTCAAAGATTGTCCTGATTACTGCATCAGTGGACGAGACTTGCTAGCACAATTTTAAATGCAAGTCTGATATTGTACCACTTGCTAAGTTCTCCACCCTAGCTGGAAGAACTTAATCTTCACTTTTCTTTTCAGAACTCAGGATGGACAGAAACCTCAGTCACTACTGGAGTGAGAAATTGTGACCAAGTTGGGGAGGCTGTTTTGTTGGGAAAAGTTGGAGCATAAAATGGAGATGAGAATGAATAATtctcattccaaccatttggttggaaaGAATCCTATTCTAATTTCAATTCTGGGATGAAATGTAAATATATCAATCtctctaaaatctaatttaaattttttgctaAGAATTCAAATCTTCATTTCAATTTCGGTCACAAATAAAACATTCGAAGGATATGACCGTTTCGATTCCTTTATCAACGTGACAAGAGTCTTTACAAGTTCTGCCAGCTAGCACCTCCCACCTGTAAGTCCTTCATTCAGTCCTTATAGTTTATTTCCTTGGATGTTGCCATAAGTTATATTTAGCATCCCACTGTTTTTAGGACGATTGAGCTCATTGGAGATCTTGTGATAAGAGTTGGAAGGTCCAAAACCCTCAATGATGGAGTCTGTTACTTGTTCTGTAGATAAGTGCGTATGGTAATTATAATAAGTGGACTCGTAGAAACTGAATTGAAGAGCATGACTATTCAAAGTAAGATCTATTTGATTGAGGCAGAAGAATAAGACCCACGATTTTGCTTCTATTTTCTTTGATCTAGCACGCTACCCtctgatattttttcttttgttgctgATCTTTGAAATCTATGTAACATAAGttggaaattttttttagaataccTTCATACTGACGTCTCATAGCTTAAATTGAAAAACTGATGTTGACAATATCATTGATGATCTAATAGTCAGTAATATCAGTCATGCAATCAATTTGAAATGGATAGCAATGGCATTGAGACGGTGGTGCAAGGGGCCGGTACCGTAATTAGACTGGAGGTTTGAGATAACAACTTTCTCTAGAAtgtttcttcttctctaaaatttctcAGCTAAACTTTGAAAATGGTGGCCTCTAGGTTTTGTCTCAAGGTGACAAGCCCACGCTCTTCTCTAGGGAGAGCCATGGGACGATCATTGTCATGGCCACCCTTTGGCCATCAGGTTAAAAGCATTCCACCTTCTTTATTATTAACATTGTATGGGATGGCGGGTCTTGatgggaaaaagaaagaaaatattatgTGGGGCCCTGGTCTGACATTTCCCTCGAGGGTGGGCAGGGGGCGTTGCCTTTCTTTCTTGGCAAGTCTCTTTTATGGGCGTCCGTATTGCATGCATTGCAATTGGACCGCGTCCCACCtacccttgtatttcaccaattcggTATTCACCGAGCGCATGCTCCGCGATTTTCCCTGGTTCATTTGGACcttgtgcatgcaataatttttccTCCCATGGAAACCTGAAACGTTGAAACTGGTACACGGGTGGGTCCCACCCTCTCCCCGgtttctcctcctctttttgaGCGGCTGGTGGTTCTGTAGTTGATGAAAATGTAGCGGTCGTGGATTCCATAGCTTAGATGATAGTGATGTAAATCTGTTATAAGGGTTTTGCAGGTACTGATTCTCGGGATTCTCTTCGAGAAAATAAACATTATATGTGACGAGCGTTATAGACCACCATATGGAGagtctaattttatattatttttttttattttgtatcttaaaaaaaataaaaatcaaataaaaattaatttttttctactaataaaatctattagtatcataaataaaataataaaaaaataaaatatatatctaagAGAGATCTTTTGTGATTGTTCTTCATTATCTTCCTCATTCAGCTATTTCTCTTATTTATGAGTAGAGATGTGCATTTTATTTTTTCGGCTCAAACCGAACCAAagttctgaaaaataaaatttctgaATCTACATATTAtaaaaccaaaaatcaaatcgaAGTAGCCTA from Elaeis guineensis isolate ETL-2024a chromosome 4, EG11, whole genome shotgun sequence includes these protein-coding regions:
- the LOC105042709 gene encoding L-type lectin-domain containing receptor kinase SIT2-like, translated to MDPKLSLLLVICMLTGITANKYDEFTYNGFKRSELYLDGIAEITPNGLLRLTNTTRSQRGHAFHKVPLHLKNSSDGNVYSFSTCFVFAILPEYPDVAGDGLAFVLSPNMELPGALPKQFLGLFNSTNNGNSANHVLAIELDTILNIDFGDINNNHVGIDVNGLRSINAATASYFIENIGEFKNLSLISGEPMQVWVDYSNLEKKLNVTISPMSVPKPSHPLLSSFMNLSSVILDTMYIGFSASTGSSVPSNYVLGWSFKMNGQAGALNLSSLPSLPSKKHGRKLASLIIWLSLGVVVFITITAFSIAYIIRRKARYAEVLEEWELEHRTHRFSYKELFKATKGFREQNLLGVGGFGRVYKGELPTSKTEIAVKTISHGSKQGMREVVGEIASNSQLRHRNLVQLLGYSRRRGELLVVYEFMSNGSLDKFLYDTSKPTTLCWSQRQNIIRGVASGLLYLHEELEQIVVHRDIKASNVLLDGEMNGKLGDFGLSRLYDHGSDAQITHVVGTFGYIAPELTKTGRATTRTDVFAFGVFILEVVCGRRPIMQQESPDLHLVDGVWRSWRSGVILEVADARLEGDYNPKDVELILKIGLLCSHPAPAARPTMRQVMQLLDGDLSLPEIPKDGRGEELEES